From one Sediminispirochaeta bajacaliforniensis DSM 16054 genomic stretch:
- a CDS encoding phage tail protein, with the protein MGIREFSASLIGLPLFQARKKVEASNFALATITFEESSAGRLTVIGVDAEEEDGRIALTVSGINPIKFLPSMYQNNDFLRRFLWIVQHIHYDVVSLLDNLHFFFTPMEAPDDFLNWMGSWFSVSERLNLDPGKMRLFLQHALVLYRWRGTRVGMEFMVKIVTGLEPEIYENSFPLTEYVMFEDLIANGVITDAFESGQTFFTVHIPVKIDQLGKQEKIVIYELIKQEKPVNAAFYITYERGRDQRIRGTRIGQGTVVSEHGVQT; encoded by the coding sequence ATGGGTATAAGAGAATTCTCCGCATCGCTTATCGGATTACCGCTGTTTCAGGCCAGAAAGAAGGTGGAAGCTTCAAATTTTGCCTTGGCAACTATTACATTTGAAGAATCCTCTGCGGGGCGGCTTACGGTTATCGGTGTAGATGCGGAAGAAGAAGATGGGCGTATTGCTCTCACCGTGTCCGGAATCAACCCCATTAAATTTCTTCCTTCAATGTACCAAAACAATGATTTTCTCAGGCGTTTTCTTTGGATCGTGCAGCATATTCATTATGATGTGGTTTCATTGCTTGATAACCTCCATTTTTTCTTTACCCCTATGGAGGCCCCTGATGATTTTCTTAATTGGATGGGCTCTTGGTTCAGCGTCAGCGAACGGCTCAATCTCGACCCCGGCAAGATGCGGCTTTTTTTGCAGCATGCCCTTGTTTTATATCGGTGGCGTGGTACCAGAGTCGGGATGGAGTTCATGGTCAAAATCGTAACCGGACTTGAGCCTGAAATCTATGAAAACAGTTTTCCCCTGACCGAGTATGTGATGTTTGAGGATCTGATTGCAAACGGGGTCATTACCGATGCCTTTGAATCAGGACAAACCTTTTTTACCGTTCATATTCCTGTCAAAATCGATCAGTTGGGGAAACAGGAAAAGATTGTCATCTATGAATTGATCAAGCAGGAGAAACCTGTGAATGCGGCCTTTTACATTACCTATGAAAGGGGTAGGGACCAGCGAATCCGCGGCACGAGGATCGGACAGGGGACCGTGGTAAGTGAACATGGAGTGCAGACATGA
- a CDS encoding DUF1257 domain-containing protein, with translation MSHFTQVKTQIKEMEMLKKALEALGMEFTEAKEGEKLMVKGWEDRSVEAELSINPGCSYGIAVTTAENGYELNADWWAIETYTGKTREKILGSIEKQYAYETVMDKVRKQGYSVVTEEESSESIKLVVRRWV, from the coding sequence ATGTCCCATTTTACCCAGGTAAAGACGCAAATCAAAGAGATGGAAATGCTAAAAAAGGCACTTGAAGCCCTCGGCATGGAGTTTACCGAAGCCAAGGAGGGGGAGAAGCTCATGGTAAAGGGGTGGGAAGATCGCTCTGTTGAGGCCGAACTTTCCATTAATCCCGGTTGTTCCTACGGTATTGCCGTTACAACTGCCGAGAATGGTTACGAATTAAACGCCGATTGGTGGGCAATAGAGACTTACACGGGAAAGACCAGAGAGAAGATCCTCGGCAGCATTGAAAAACAATATGCCTACGAAACGGTTATGGATAAGGTAAGGAAGCAGGGCTATTCGGTTGTTACCGAAGAAGAATCGTCGGAAAGCATCAAACTTGTGGTGAGGCGATGGGTATAA